Within the Candidatus Palauibacter australiensis genome, the region CGTCGCGCGTTCGTTGCCGCCCTTCCGGGCCTGCTCGCCGTGGCGGCCTGCGGAGACGGCGCCGGGCCCGGGGCACCACCGCCCGAGCCCCCACCCCCCCCACCACCACCACCGGCGGGCCCCGTGCCGGGGGCGAACGTGACGGTGAACATCGAGGACAACGCCTTCGTCGACCCGGCGGGGCGCCGCAACGGCGACGCCGAGGTGACGATCCGGAGCGGCGAGACGGTGGGCTGGCGGCACGTCGGCGCGAACCCGCACACGGTGACGTCGACGGACGTTCCCTCCGGCGCGCGGGCCTTCGACAGCCGCACCATGAGCAACAACGACACCTTCACCGTCACGCCGAGCGTGGCGGGCACGTACGTGTACTACTGCGCCACGCACCCCAGCATCATGGTGGGAGCCCGCATCATCGTCACCTGACCCCCGATTCAACCCTGCCCGAGACGCGGGTGTCGTCTATCTGAACCTCCCTTGAACCTGGTCGAGAGCAGACGACCACTACCCGGCCGCGAGCAGCCGGCCACCACCCGGGATCGACGCGGATACAGCGGACACCGATGACACGCGCACGTCACCTCCGGCGGCTTTCGGGGCCGGGGCTCGCCCTCGCCCTGCTTCTTCCCTGCGGAGTTCACGAAGTCGCCGCCCAGGACGGCGATGGCTCCGTCATACAGGCGACGCGGCTGACGGCCGAGGAGCGCATCGATCTCGACGGCCGCGTCGAGGAGTCGGTCTGGGGCCGCATCGAGGCGATCGGCGACTTCCGGCAGCGCGAACCCGTCGAGGGCGGCGTCCCGTCGCACCCCACCGAAGTCCGGGTCGCCTACGACCGCGACAACCTCTACATCGCGGCCATCCTCTTCGACGAGCCCGACGAGATCCTCGCCCGGCAGCGCGCGCGCGACGCGTTCCTGTTCACGGACGACCGGTTCGCCTGGGTGCTCGACACGTTCGGGGACGGCCGCACCGGCTATCACTTCGAGACCAACGCGGCCGGCGCCCTCAGCGACGGACTCATCACGGGCACCGGCGGCGGAGGGCCGGGCGGCGGCGGGTTCGGCGGCGTGAACCGCTCGTGGGACGGCATCTGGGAAGTGCGCACCGCGCGCCGTCCCGACGGGTGGTCCGCGGAGATCCGGATCCCCTTCCGCACCCTGAACTTCGTCCCGGACGGCGGGAGCTGGGGCATCAACTTCCTGCGCTCGATCCGGCGCAACAACGAGGAGATCCTGTGGCGCGGCTACGGGCGGAACGAGGGCCTGAACCGCCTCGTGTTCGCCGGCGAGTTGCAAGGACTCGAGGGTCTCTCGCAGGGCATCGGCCTGGAGGCGGTGGCGTCGGGAATCGGCAGTTGGCGCAACACCCCCGACAACGCGGACCCGACGACGTTCCCGCGCGACGTGAGCCTCGACCTCAACTACAGCGTGACGCCGAGTCTCCGCGCCTCCTTCAGCGTCAACACGGACTTCGCCGAGGTGGAGAGCGACCAGCGCCGCGTCAACCTCACGCGCTTTCCGCTGCGCTTCCCCGAGCGGCGCGACTTCTTTCTCGAGGGTTCGAGCGTATTCACGTTCGCCCCCCGTAGCGGCCCGCAACCCTTCTTCTCACGACGGATCGGGATCGAGCGCGGCCAGCAGGTCCCCATCGACTACGGGCTCCGCCTCACGGGCCAGCTGAACGGCGTCGACCTCGGCTTCTACCAGATGGGCACGGGCGCCCACTCGTACGCCCCTGAGGCTGCCCTCGCCAACGGGGCCGAACCGGCACCCGCAGACCTGATACGGTTCGCGAGGGAGGCCTTCACGGTGGCGCGAGCCCGGGTCCCCATCTTCGAGCAGTCGGCCATCGGCGCCATCTACACGCGGCGGAGCACGGCGGCCGACGCGGACGGCTTCCTGCCGGCGGACCGGCACACGCTCGGCGCGGACCTCGACTATCGGACCAACAGCCTGTTCGGGAACCAGAATTTCGAGGCCGAGGCGTTC harbors:
- a CDS encoding plastocyanin/azurin family copper-binding protein — protein: MRRRAFVAALPGLLAVAACGDGAGPGAPPPEPPPPPPPPPAGPVPGANVTVNIEDNAFVDPAGRRNGDAEVTIRSGETVGWRHVGANPHTVTSTDVPSGARAFDSRTMSNNDTFTVTPSVAGTYVYYCATHPSIMVGARIIVT
- a CDS encoding DUF5916 domain-containing protein — translated: MTRARHLRRLSGPGLALALLLPCGVHEVAAQDGDGSVIQATRLTAEERIDLDGRVEESVWGRIEAIGDFRQREPVEGGVPSHPTEVRVAYDRDNLYIAAILFDEPDEILARQRARDAFLFTDDRFAWVLDTFGDGRTGYHFETNAAGALSDGLITGTGGGGPGGGGFGGVNRSWDGIWEVRTARRPDGWSAEIRIPFRTLNFVPDGGSWGINFLRSIRRNNEEILWRGYGRNEGLNRLVFAGELQGLEGLSQGIGLEAVASGIGSWRNTPDNADPTTFPRDVSLDLNYSVTPSLRASFSVNTDFAEVESDQRRVNLTRFPLRFPERRDFFLEGSSVFTFAPRSGPQPFFSRRIGIERGQQVPIDYGLRLTGQLNGVDLGFYQMGTGAHSYAPEAALANGAEPAPADLIRFAREAFTVARARVPIFEQSAIGAIYTRRSTAADADGFLPADRHTLGADLDYRTNSLFGNQNFEAEAFMVWNSNPDPAVSRSFQDLSAWGARINLPNDLWSGHVSYREFGDDYSPAVGFVARNDFRRVEPRIGWSPRPAIDWIRQVEVSVQLRNLWELGSMILEEQELQLNFIDIDFESGDNLSFEAVRTYEFLDRQFQISDGIDIVPGDYTTWDYRLRGRTTSRRPVSVRGGANIGGFWNGDRVRVDLNANFRPNPGINLQTGYERNAVYLPQGDFVTNLYRLEGSWDPTPWIGVTNQFQYDDVSRVLGLFMRFRWILKPGNDLFLVYTHNWRNLESGLLDAPDDADPMRWMDLRTLSRGASIKLNYTYRF